ACCCGACTGTGCCGCACCGTTGGCGAAGTCATCCAACGTCATGGTGGGGATGCGGATCAGGTAGATGGCCTTGCCCAGCGCCAGCCGTTTGTTCTCAATGGTGGGCGTCAGGTCCTGGCGCTGGCATTCGGCTTCGGCCCAGCTCAATGCCGCCTCGAACACCACCATCTCCTTGGCGTTGAGCGTCTCGCGGCGCAAGATACTCTCCAGGGTCACCGAGTCGATGTCTGTGAAGCCCTCGGAGCGCAGCGCCAGCTCGGCTTGGGCGTCGATCACCTCCCAGCAGCGCTGCATTAGGTCAGGCTCCTCAAACAGGCAGCTCTGGGATAGCAGCACACAAGCGTTCTTGGCACTCAGGCTCGTCTCCAGGAAGTTGACGCAGGCCCGAGCCAGGTGGGGCACAATGTACTTCTTGGCGGCGTAGAGCGTAGCCAGGACCGTGTCGGCACACAGGTCAATCTCGTCGCAGTAGATGTACCTGCCAGAACAGAGTGGGGAGAGTCAGATGAGGGCTCGACAAGTTCACTTCAACTTCTCATTTATGGGAAGGCTAACTTTATAATTTCACATGCCCTTGTATTGTCTGCTGACTAGTCAAAGGAAGACATGCTAACCTGAATACGTCATTCTGAAATGTACAATGAACACTCGGACTGCATCTAATGAGACGTCAGGAGGCGCCGTCCACTTACTTCAGCATGGCTAGGAACGAGGGAGGCTCCACATCAGGGATACGGATCTCTTCCTTGTCCTCTGCCAGTTCACCGTAAAACATGGCGTGGAACACAGAACTCCCCACAGCCAGCACATACTGAGGGACAACATGGAAGATAGGGAGTCACATGATAAAAAGAATAGGAGCAAGTTATAGTGGGAGGACGGATAAGGGACAGAAGGTGGAGAGAATATACATTTACACATGAATTATGTAAGAAATGTAGAGATTTGCAAAAGGATTTAGCATAAAGAGGCGGGTGTGGAGAAATATCAGcctattgtattttattttacattttggtcatttagcagatgcaaCAGATAAATCTGTCTGTACATGTTGTGCCTGGTCTTGCTCAGTTAATTACTCACATACATTGGACAGGTTTAAAGGTGACAATACCTTGTGCCCAGGTACTTGCTGAGTCCCTCCTGGGGGGCCAACGACAAAGTGAACATCTGCCATCAACTCATTGTTGAACATGACTGAATTCCTGTGAAAGCATGAGTCATATGATTAGCAAACAGTGTCGATGGCATCACATTCAGACTTTAGTATCTGCACGTATGAGCCATTTTAAATCTATTCAAATGTACACATCGTCTCTCCTCAAAAGGCATTAGATTCCCAGTTTAACTACTGCTTACTAGGGTCACCTACCTCTCTCGGATGGTAGGATAGAGCCCTTGCCAGTTGCAGCTGTGAATGGTGTTGTTGTTATTCCGGTTCTGCTGCTGGTATTGCTGCACAACTGTGTTGGTTGAGGTTGCCGGGCCCAGCTTCTTGGTGGAAAAGAGCTCTGCAGCCATCTTCACCCCACTATTTATTGTTAGGGCGATCTCATGGCAGGATGAGGCTGCGATTGTTGGGGCAATCTTTTAAAACTGCCTTTGTGACGATCGTGGCCGACACTGGAAAGGACAAAAAAAAGCTAGCCACTGCAACAACGTTCTAACGTTAAATAGTACGCAAGGTAGTCTTACAATACATGCAAAAAATACACACGACAAAACATCTAGCTATATTCTAGAATTAAAGTTGTTTAAATCCTCGCTTAATTGTAGACGtattagctagatagctacttGTAGCTAGTTTGCTAACGCTAGCTAACTGCTGGACTGCGGTCAAAACCCGCCAGATGTGATACAGGAAGTGGCTGTTGAATTTGGCAAAACCGGGAAAGGTAGCTAGCTATCCTCTTAACCGTCGCATTTGACGTCTAGTACCTTTCACCAATCGTAACGTGGGCGCCCGACGATTGTATGAAACGTTTCCACAtccaagtagctagctagcttgctacacACAACTCGAGTGTACACAATACACATATGCCAGGCACTACTGTTTAGGTGTCATACAAGTTTATACCACCACACTACGGGCGAAGGAGGGCTGTACTCCTGTTGTTTTCTTTGTAGAATGCTGAACATGAATCCTTTAAAAACTATTGTTAATTTTTGTGATATTGATAAAGAACAATATTCAAGCTGATTGTCAATGAAATATATTTGTGTAGgtattgaagttatttcaaaaaTAAATGTGACACTGTATGCGAGTGTTTCTACTGCCTCTGCCCAGTGTTGTCGTCTTGAGACCACATATTGACTGGCTCCGTGTCGGATACATTTAGTCTCGGACAGTGAGGCCTCATAATTTCGCCAGGCCCAATATACATACTCCTTTCTTGAAACATGAACATTTTAAAAGTCTTTAAATATATTAGACATGCTTGCGCAGTggcgaacctataggccttcagtgtgtgacaggttcgAGATTCTGAAAGGACAGCAACCGTAATACCAGCGCACCAATCTATTGGAGGGTATACGCAGGTATATATTTGTTATTTAAcgaggcaggtcagttaagaacaaattcttatttacaataacggcctaccccggccaaaccctaaaacggacgacgctgggctatattgtgcgccgcccaatcacggccggttgtgatatagcctggaatcgaaacagtgcagtgccttagaccgatgcgccactcgggagccctgaagCCTTACACCCACATTTTTTTCAGTGGTCATTGcttatactcacttcttaatccctacTGATGCGTATCAAAGTAGCGTGGTGGAGGTATACGATTTACCATTTACGTAGTACAATTGtgaaatcatgcacaaagtagcctacacaatcgCAAAGCGCGTGAAATATATTCCCATAGTCTAGTTCAGCGGAATATAATCAATCCGCAGGCAGCAAGTGTGCAGCTCTCGACTGGTTTTAACATCGGTAGGGTAAGAAAGACGTTTCAGTTCATGTtatctaccagtaaatgctaactaaGGCAACAATGGCTATGCAAACCAGGTATTGCAAAAGTTTAGTCCGAAATGTTGGTTAGTAGTCTATTTGTGATGCGCAATTGTCATCAGGGGCGGAGACATGGATGGGCCTGGGTGGAGAGGCCCACCCACAGAGAAACCAGGCCATGACAGGCCCATCAAATCACATTGATGtggtttaaaaatgtttttatattaACATCTATTACATCCCATTGCAAAAATACATTGTAACCGGTGACCTAAAGTTTAAAGTGGTATTtacagcgttttaactactttgcggatatgaaacagacaatcataatatcagtcaaaaatataaaattcccagtttatgctacaaaatcAACTTTATAAGAGGTTAAAAATTTAGTTAAATAGAACCTATAACATACACTAagccaatacatttcttggttgtCCAAAAAATATTGCTGGCCTGGTACATGGTTTGCTGCATCCATTCGGGaagcactgtttcagtttcaatgactcaatattctgGACAAAAACGGACGAATGTAACCAAGGTTGGGAATGTCAATACCCCatcaatcaaactagcaagggcaatgatcacaagtcagtcataacgtgaCTAATAGGCAGGATTATCTAgatagctagctgctaggaggatgtcatgccattggaggagtgggtgagtgactgactttttcCCCCTCATATCGTTTTCCGGTGGCTAttcacagctagagatgcaggtgtaatttggttagctagcaaaaaCTTGAATGACAGTTATACAATTAGCATTTATCTTGCGTTtgaaaattcactctggctatctattcCAATTTAGCACagaactgatgaatttacaaatatGACAGGGTCCGTAAACATAGGCAAAAAAAAGCAATAGTTAGTCAagaacgctctagataacatgaaaacagcctaaccagctctgctacgtTGAGTAAAagggtcagagtgaggtgttctctcatttgtgtctggaagtagctagccaactattgccagttagcttgggtgctttgttgggacaagcatgcattgaaGGATGAGGAGGCTACAGTTCTCCAtcatttatcagtgcaattttgatggCCAACTAGCTCAacaagtttgagagggtttatctaatgttcctttgTTAGATTTTAGTTCATCTTGCTCTGGCTTGCATTATTTGTTGATCTTGTtgtgcataactgagggagagagagcctaccttgtcatcgttgtttgatcaataggactgtaaagttcccaaatgtaagaggactcccgtggtatttacacatttgcagaaatccattcaggtatAATTTGTGGCTTCTGGCAAATGCCTTCTAATTATCTAAAGTCACACTGTTGCAACTGCCTATAAACACACAGTTCAAAATTaatgatggcaggcccatgtggcaaatggcttgtttgtaGACAggtctactgtagctctgattggcaaTAGTGTGCTGTCTGTGTAGACTCCAGTCCTGGACAAAACAGATGTTTGTATTCGGTTTTATTTACTCagtcaaaatgtgattggttgattccactATCACTCCAAAATGTTGCTCTAATACAGTTAAATGGCAGATGCCTTTATCTAGCTTCTGATGGCCTAGACAATGGCTGACTTATTTATCTCCCTAGAGACcaaaaaataaaaatccagaTTGGATCTTTTTCTTTtactctctcaattaaattaaattcactttgctttattggcatgacgtaacaatgtacataatgccaaagcttattttggatatttacaatatgaaagaAAAAATGAGAATCAATATTGTCAActggacaacagtaacaacaataaccaagggtcaaaataaccatacattgaacaataacaataagcatacagtagaagACATGTGCAGGCGGGTTGATTGGtttgtcagacactgtccctcaaccaatagcaggcagcaatgtagtgcactgccaacccacagctctctgcgtcctccctcaacaggacgggtagcctactctcatcagagaggtctttgaaatcttgaataagggtttcaaatttggggaaatgacactctctaattgtttgatatttttcacattttgtcagGAAGTCTCTCTCTCGTGTCAGTGTTAACTTTTTCCATTCCTACAAAAACTGAAGAGATTAAATCAGagcatcattgaaaataataatataattatcattattataatcattATTGTATAAATCCTTAGCCCTTCTCTGAAGGCATAGAAGGCCCattgttccccactgtgtttgAGTTAGTAATAATTTATTGAGTGGCTCTATTCCCTCAGCACACATTTTTTAACATCTGAATGTATAAAGAATCCATATGTTGTtttgaaatatgaacacagaaatactggacattttgaacTCTTATTATGGTGGTGATTTGACACAATGacaatcatggtcttgaattggactcaCATTTTTCTGGTCTTAACTCGGACTTGATTTTCACCGTTCTTGGTCTTGAATCggtctcgaacacaacactgCCTCTGCCCAGAGCTTCTGTGGCACAGTCCATTAGGTGCGTGCCTCTGCATCGTAGGAGCCACTGTCCGAGTCCCTGTGGCAGTCTCACTTCATCCCGCTACACTGGTGGCAGCAGTGATCACTCCAGTGGTCTCACATGGCATTGGGCAAGCATGATATGTATGTGTTTTGTGCTTGGTGTGCGAGGACACTTGGGGGAGAAGCCTGTAGTCCGAGGCTTAGGGTAGAAGCAACAATGTGGTCAACAGGGTTTCAAACCTGTGTTTCAAGAGTCTAAAATCTCCCCTTAATTAAAGGGaaacttcaggattttggcaatgatgcACGGTATCTCATTCccaagagtcagatgaactccaTTTGtatataccatttgtatgtctctgtttccagtatgaaggaagttagaggtccGTTTCCTGAGTCAATGCTAACTAACTattgttagcgcaatgactggaagtctatgggtatctgaaGCTAGTTAGTAATTGACTATGGAATTTTATGTTGATATTTTCTCcttggtttttcttttgttttttttgtgttggtTTTTCCTTTTTATGGTTTGTGTGTGATAAATACCTGCTGAACTCTATAACTtaactactgtatctatgtcttaTCTTAACTAATGTCAAAGCAACATGAGGTAATTCCAATTTCTTAATTTTTATTATTAATATGTGCAAGGCAAAATAGAATGGTATTTTATTTGCTCTTGCAGAACAGTTTAAACAACTGCCAGTAAGGCAGCCAGTCCTGGTCCAGGTTCTCCACCTTGGGGGGTCTGCTCTGAGGAAGATCTCATCTTCTTCCTCAGGTAGTTGCGGAACCTCTTCCAGGCAGAGATCTTTGGCTTTGCAGTGGAGAAAGCCTGGCAGCCCGAGAGCTTTAAGTCAATCTCCTTTTCATCTGCATCACCGTGGTCCTCCACTTCAGCCACAAGCAGAGTGTCCTCTGTGACGAGCTGGTTGGACAGGGGGAGGCTGACCTGGACTGGCTTCTGCTGGAGACCTTCCTCCCCATAGTGCTGTAGGTCGCTCTACAGGAACTCCTTCTTCCTTCAGAGTGATAACCTCCTTACTCACACCTCGGAAAAATGGCAAAGGACCAGGAAGAGTCTCCACTCTCTGAGAAGGGATCAGCATCTTCCTCCTTTCACCAAACAGACTTGCAGCCAATCAGCTTTTCCCCAAGAGGGTCTGATGCAGAGATCTCAAGATTGTCTCTTCGGCCAGACTGCAAATCATCACTGACAATATTTTAAAGCTTAGGGCCTAAGGAAAACCTAACTAGAGAAAAACAATATTTAAAAATAATGTAAAAATAAAAGCCTATGCAGACAATACATCAGCTAGGGCTGCAGAAATGACACTGCCACAAATTACAGTGTATTTTCATTAGGCAATTTATAACAAGTCACATGAATACGCTTCACATTCACAGGATGTAAAACACGCagtaaaaacatttccactgtccCTCTTTGCTTTCCGTACCCGATTCAATCGTCTTGGTTCGACAACTGTTTTTTTTATGGCAAACTTGGTATTTTCGGCGTTGTGAATATTATTTATAACGACTACTGATGAT
This genomic stretch from Oncorhynchus clarkii lewisi isolate Uvic-CL-2024 chromosome 13, UVic_Ocla_1.0, whole genome shotgun sequence harbors:
- the LOC139424713 gene encoding BTB/POZ domain-containing protein 3; translated protein: MAAELFSTKKLGPATSTNTVVQQYQQQNRNNNNTIHSCNWQGLYPTIRERNSVMFNNELMADVHFVVGPPGGTQQVPGHKYVLAVGSSVFHAMFYGELAEDKEEIRIPDVEPPSFLAMLKYIYCDEIDLCADTVLATLYAAKKYIVPHLARACVNFLETSLSAKNACVLLSQSCLFEEPDLMQRCWEVIDAQAELALRSEGFTDIDSVTLESILRRETLNAKEMVVFEAALSWAEAECQRQDLTPTIENKRLALGKAIYLIRIPTMTLDDFANGAAQSGVLTLNETNDIFLWYTAAKKPELLFASKPRKGLAPQRCHRFQSCAYRSNQWRYRGRCDSIQFAVDKRVFIAGFGLYGSSCGSAEYSAKIELKRQGVPLGQSLIKYFSDGSSSTFPVWFEYPVQIEPDTFYTASVVLDGNELSYFGQEGMTEVQCGKVTFQFQCSSDSTNGTGVQGGQIPELIFYA